The nucleotide sequence GGTATTACCAAAGCTTCTCTTGAAACAGAATCATTCCTATCAGCCGCATCGTTCCAGGAAACGACTCGTGTCCTTACGGATGCAGCGATCAAAGGAAAACGCGATGAGCTGTTAGGCTTGAAAGAGAATGTTATCATCGGCAAACTTGTTCCAGCTGGAACAGGAATGCAGCGTTACCGCCAGATTAAAATTGCGCGCAGCGAAAAAGAAGCGCAGCAGGAAATCGTCGGCACAGAATCATAAGTTAATCTGTTCCGGGGAGTTTTTTCCAAACTCCCCGGGATTTTTTAAGAATACTGTTGACATCAAATTCATACAGTGATAATATGTTGAGGGTTGATGGTTTAACCGTCTGACACTTTGGAGGATATGCAAATGTCTTATGAAAAAGTAAACCAGGCAAACAAAACAATCATAGGTACAAAGCAAACAGTAAAAGCCTTAAAAAGCGGCATTGTCCAAGAAGTAATAGTGGCAAAGGACGCGGACGATCGAATGACTGAACAGATTATTCAGCTAGCTAGAGAAAAAGGTATTCCGATCGAATTTGCAGAATCACGCTTAAAGCTTGGCAAAGCATATGGCATTCATGTCGGAGCAGCTGCTGTAGCGATTACTGGATAACAGTTTTTGTGTGCAAAACACAAAAACTTTGTTTTTACCCAAAAAATGATCCACCTGGATATGTGGAATTAGAACACCTTTTGAGAGGAGGAAAAAATCGATGCCTACAATTAACCAATTAGTTAACAAGCCTCGTAAACCAAAAAGCACTAAATCAGACTCACCAGCGTTAAACAAAGGATATAACAGCTTTACAAAGTCACAGACTAACGTAAGCTCTCCTCAGAAACGCGGAGTTTGCACACGTGTTGGTACAATGACACCGAAGAAACCTAACTCTGCATTGCGTAAATACGCACGTGTACGGTTAACAAACCAAATTGAGGTTAATGCTTACATCCCTGGAGAAGGCCACAACCTTCAAGAGCACAGTGTAGTTCTTCTTCGCGGCGGACGCGTAAAAGATTTACCGGGTGTGCGTTACCATATCGTACGTGGAGCACTTGATACAGCTGGAGTAAACGGCCGTATGCAAAGCCGTTCCCTATACGGAACAAAACGTCCTAAAGTCAAAAAATAATAAGTTAAAATAACGAAGTGATTTCGTTGAAAGGAGGAACACACATGCCTCGTAAAGGTCCTGTATCGAAACGTGACGTGTTGCCAGATCCAATTTATAACTCCAAATTGGTGACACGCTTAATTAATAAAATGATGGTTGACGGAAAAAGAGGTACTTCACAAAAGATCCTATACGGAGCGTTCGAACTAGTTAAAGAACGCAGCGGAAAAGATCCAATCGAAGTATACGAACAAGCGTTGACAAACGTAATGCCAGTTCTTGAAGTACGTGCTCGCCGTGTTGGTGGAGCTAACTACCAAGTACCGGTTGAAGTTCGCCCTGAACGCCGTACAACTTTAGGCCTTCGCTACCTTGTAAACTACTCACGCCTGCGTGGAGAGAAAACAATGGAAGAACGTTTGGCTAACGAAATTCTGGATGCTGCAAACAACACTGGAGCTTCAGTTAAAAAACGTGAAGATATTCACAAAATGGCAGAAGCGAACAAAGCGTTTGCTCACTACCGCTGGTAATTTCTTTCAAGATGTAAAAATCTTAATCCGAGATGGAAGGAGAAAAACAACATGGCTAGAGAGTTCTCCTTAGACAAAACACGTAATATCGGAATCATGGCACACATTGATGCCGGTAAAACGACTACTACGGAGCGTATTTTATATTACACAGGCCGTATCCACAAAATCGGCGAAACGCATGAAGGTGCTTCTCAAATGGACTGGATGGAGCAAGAGCAGGAGCGTGGAATCACGATCACTTCTGCTGCGACAACAGCTTCATGGAAAAACCACCGTGTTAATATCATCGATACTCCAGGACACGTAGATTTTACAGTAGAAGTTGAACGTTCATTGCGCGTTCTTGATGGTGCTGTTACAGTTCTTGATGCTCAATCAGGTGTTGAGCCTCAGACTGAAACGGTTTGGCGTCAAGCTACTACTTACGGAGTTCCACGTATTGTATTCGTCAACAAAATGGATAAAATCGGAGCAGATTTCCTTTACTCTGTAAAGACTTTGCACGATCGTCTACAAGCAAATGCCCACCCGATTCAATTGCCAATCGGCGCAGAAGATGAGTTCTCAGGGATTATTGACCTTGTTGAAATGAACGCACGCTTCTATGCGAATGATTTGGGAACTGATATTACTGAAGGTGATATTCCGGAAGAATACAAAGAGCTGGCTGAAGAATGGCGCACTAAACTAGTGGAAGCTGTTGCTGAGCTTGATGAAGATTTGATGGAAAAATACCTGGGCGGCGAAGAGATCACGAAAGAAGAACTTAAAGCAGCAATCCGTAAAGGAACGTTGGATGTTGAGTTCTACCCAGTGGTATGCGGAACTGCATTCAAAAACAAAGGTGTTCAATTAATGCTTGATGCAGTAATTGATTACCTGCCATCACCACTTGATGTACCACCGATGACTGGTGTTCTTCCAGATTCAGACGAAGAAGTATTGCGTCGTCCTGATGAAGATGAGCCATTCTCTGCACTAGCATTTAAAGTAATGACAGATCCTTATGTAGGGAAACTAACGTTCTTCCGCGTATATTCTGGTACTCTTAAATCTGGTTCATACGTTCAGAACTCGTCAAAAGGCAAGCGTGAG is from Planococcus liqunii and encodes:
- a CDS encoding 50S ribosomal protein L7ae-like protein; the encoded protein is MSYEKVNQANKTIIGTKQTVKALKSGIVQEVIVAKDADDRMTEQIIQLAREKGIPIEFAESRLKLGKAYGIHVGAAAVAITG
- the rpsL gene encoding 30S ribosomal protein S12, whose product is MPTINQLVNKPRKPKSTKSDSPALNKGYNSFTKSQTNVSSPQKRGVCTRVGTMTPKKPNSALRKYARVRLTNQIEVNAYIPGEGHNLQEHSVVLLRGGRVKDLPGVRYHIVRGALDTAGVNGRMQSRSLYGTKRPKVKK
- the rpsG gene encoding 30S ribosomal protein S7 — its product is MPRKGPVSKRDVLPDPIYNSKLVTRLINKMMVDGKRGTSQKILYGAFELVKERSGKDPIEVYEQALTNVMPVLEVRARRVGGANYQVPVEVRPERRTTLGLRYLVNYSRLRGEKTMEERLANEILDAANNTGASVKKREDIHKMAEANKAFAHYRW
- the fusA gene encoding elongation factor G translates to MAREFSLDKTRNIGIMAHIDAGKTTTTERILYYTGRIHKIGETHEGASQMDWMEQEQERGITITSAATTASWKNHRVNIIDTPGHVDFTVEVERSLRVLDGAVTVLDAQSGVEPQTETVWRQATTYGVPRIVFVNKMDKIGADFLYSVKTLHDRLQANAHPIQLPIGAEDEFSGIIDLVEMNARFYANDLGTDITEGDIPEEYKELAEEWRTKLVEAVAELDEDLMEKYLGGEEITKEELKAAIRKGTLDVEFYPVVCGTAFKNKGVQLMLDAVIDYLPSPLDVPPMTGVLPDSDEEVLRRPDEDEPFSALAFKVMTDPYVGKLTFFRVYSGTLKSGSYVQNSSKGKRERVGRILQMHANSREEISEVYCGDIAAAIGLKDTSTGDTLSDEKHQVILERMVFPEPVISLSVEPKSKADQDKMGQALAKLQEEDPTFRAHTDQETGQTIIAGMGELHLDILVDRMRREFNVEANVGAPQVSYRETFRSSAQVEGKFVRQSGGRGQFGHVWIEFSPNEEGAGFEFENGIVGGVVPREYIPAVEAGLRDSLDNGVIAGYPLIDIKARLFDGSYHDVDSNEMAFKVAASMALKNAISKVNPVILEPIMRVEVVIPEEYLGDIMGDITSRRGRVEGMDARGNAQVVRAMVPLAEMFGYATSLRSNTQGRGVFSMHFDHYEEVPKSISEEIIKKNKGQ